One part of the Mesorhizobium sp. M4B.F.Ca.ET.058.02.1.1 genome encodes these proteins:
- a CDS encoding TIR domain-containing protein: protein MAKPRIFLGSSGKQKKLLQALTRGLEEIAHVEPWTTVFNPGTTTLGRLLELAREVDFAAFVFAQDEWTSASQPESAPTVPAQASPRDNVFEAGGYFTTRSDTNSEVNARTSGVYLRADPEDVTILDGNDNQRRMALIAERLSHWTSIKNL, encoded by the coding sequence ATGGCCAAACCGCGAATCTTCCTGGGGTCCTCCGGAAAGCAGAAGAAGCTGTTGCAGGCGCTGACGCGCGGCCTCGAGGAGATTGCCCATGTCGAGCCCTGGACAACTGTTTTCAATCCCGGGACGACCACGCTGGGGCGCCTGCTCGAGCTTGCGCGCGAGGTCGACTTCGCCGCTTTCGTGTTCGCCCAGGACGAATGGACGAGCGCGAGCCAGCCGGAATCGGCCCCTACCGTTCCCGCCCAGGCTTCGCCGCGCGACAATGTGTTCGAGGCCGGCGGATACTTCACGACACGATCGGATACGAACTCGGAAGTAAATGCACGCACGTCCGGCGTCTATCTGCGCGCCGATCCGGAGGACGTGACCATCCTGGACGGGAACGACAATCAGCGTCGCATGGCGTTGATCGCGGAGCGGCTAAGCCATTGGACGTCGATCAAGAACCTCTAA
- a CDS encoding glycosyltransferase family 10 — translation MRFQSASIDLSGRGAFAAELAGHIGVDSYGRYRPTRQIEGPDLGSQTKIETIARYHFCLALENSIAPDYVTEKIFDPLCAGSVPVYLGAPNVGEFVPANSYIDATAFGTPAELAAYLRHLLETPSAYEAYFAWRSQPLPESIASRLPLLETPAKCRLAELVHQRMQQGQGLSPGWPSLPFGGVSFLRTKLRRWRKSR, via the coding sequence GTGCGTTTCCAGTCCGCGAGCATCGATCTCAGCGGCCGTGGGGCGTTCGCAGCCGAGCTTGCCGGGCATATCGGCGTCGATTCTTATGGCCGCTATCGTCCCACGCGACAGATCGAAGGCCCCGATCTCGGATCGCAGACCAAGATCGAGACCATAGCGCGATATCACTTCTGCCTGGCGCTGGAGAATTCGATCGCGCCCGACTACGTCACCGAGAAGATCTTCGATCCGCTCTGTGCAGGCAGCGTGCCGGTCTATCTCGGCGCCCCCAACGTCGGCGAGTTCGTCCCTGCCAATTCCTACATCGACGCGACGGCGTTCGGCACGCCGGCCGAGCTTGCCGCCTATCTCCGCCATCTGCTGGAGACGCCCAGCGCCTATGAGGCCTATTTCGCCTGGCGCTCGCAACCGCTGCCGGAGTCGATCGCCAGCCGCCTGCCTCTCCTGGAAACGCCGGCGAAATGCCGGCTGGCCGAGCTCGTCCATCAGCGCATGCAGCAAGGGCAGGGCCTGTCGCCGGGCTGGCCGTCGCTGCCGTTCGGCGGCGTCTCCTTCCTGCGCACCAAGCTGCGCCGCTGGCGGAAGTCTCGTTGA
- a CDS encoding glycosyltransferase family 4 protein: MDVDQEPLKPGRSGLPPTALQRLRLLMRAVRPHQVLGRAWKAWLYRVRIGQLVPPRAPATPLPALGKHRTLIVCHDPAFPPTSGADLRNFGNATAAAELGRVRLVSICPRTDEAQPLDSNIGVVALTKAGEMRGPWLGWRRAKGESRIPRRALARLKALAREFRPDTIVVEGIALFRLLRPLRPLTEQLVLDMHNVESNLAGQLERAHGTLVTAPDLKRLEREAARIVDRIWVCSRLDRDRLEPSSSGTVPIDIVANGIPRAEAIARVLPAQPAFSDGFPVILFVGHLGYQPNIEAAERLVRNILPLIRQALPQANVVLAGRSPMPAVRALAGLEGVSLIEDPDDTRPLLAKAHLCLVPLSSGGGTRIKILEAMAFGVPVLATRLAAEGLDLAEDEEVLLSDEDERLAEKAIALCMDPPRMARQRTQAHAAVWSRFGPQAIGDAVRHGLRLDDEHK, encoded by the coding sequence TTGGACGTCGATCAAGAACCTCTAAAGCCAGGGCGCAGTGGTCTTCCCCCGACTGCCTTGCAGCGTCTCCGGCTGCTGATGCGCGCCGTTCGCCCCCACCAGGTTCTGGGCCGAGCCTGGAAGGCATGGCTGTACCGCGTCCGCATCGGGCAGCTGGTTCCGCCCAGGGCTCCGGCCACGCCGCTGCCGGCGCTTGGGAAGCACCGGACCTTGATCGTCTGCCACGACCCGGCCTTTCCACCGACATCGGGCGCCGATCTGCGGAATTTCGGCAATGCCACGGCGGCAGCTGAACTCGGGCGGGTCCGCCTCGTCTCGATCTGTCCGCGGACCGACGAAGCGCAGCCGCTCGACAGCAATATTGGTGTGGTTGCCCTGACCAAAGCGGGCGAAATGCGCGGCCCGTGGCTGGGCTGGCGGCGAGCCAAGGGCGAGAGCCGGATTCCACGCCGGGCGCTCGCCCGCCTCAAGGCGCTTGCCCGCGAGTTCCGCCCGGACACGATCGTCGTCGAGGGCATTGCGCTGTTCAGGTTGCTTCGGCCTTTGCGGCCGCTGACCGAGCAACTCGTCCTCGACATGCACAATGTCGAATCGAATCTCGCCGGACAGCTGGAACGGGCCCACGGCACCCTGGTCACCGCGCCTGATCTCAAACGCCTCGAACGAGAGGCCGCGAGGATCGTCGACAGGATCTGGGTCTGCTCGCGCCTTGACCGCGACAGACTCGAGCCATCGTCTTCCGGCACGGTGCCGATCGACATCGTCGCCAACGGCATTCCACGGGCCGAGGCCATTGCGAGGGTATTGCCGGCGCAGCCCGCATTTTCAGACGGCTTTCCAGTCATCCTGTTCGTCGGCCATCTCGGATACCAGCCTAACATCGAGGCCGCCGAACGGCTGGTCCGCAACATCCTGCCGCTCATCCGGCAGGCGCTGCCGCAGGCGAATGTTGTCCTTGCAGGACGCTCGCCTATGCCGGCCGTGCGGGCGCTGGCCGGTCTGGAAGGCGTTTCGCTCATCGAGGATCCGGATGACACAAGGCCGTTATTGGCCAAGGCTCACCTTTGCCTCGTTCCGCTTTCATCCGGCGGCGGCACGCGCATCAAGATCCTCGAGGCGATGGCCTTCGGCGTTCCCGTGCTGGCGACGCGGCTGGCGGCCGAGGGCCTGGACCTGGCCGAGGATGAAGAGGTGTTGCTGTCCGACGAGGACGAAAGGCTGGCAGAGAAGGCCATCGCGCTGTGCATGGACCCGCCCCGCATGGCCAGGCAGCGGACCCAAGCTCATGCAGCTGTGTGGTCACGGTTCGGGCCGCAAGCCATCGGCGATGCGGTTCGCCACGGGCTTCGGCTCGACGACGAGCACAAATGA